In Miscanthus floridulus cultivar M001 chromosome 8, ASM1932011v1, whole genome shotgun sequence, the sequence CTACGCGTTCGACGGGCCGATGATGGCAGGGGTTATGGCtgacgcctgatcctgtgcgcaGCCGCAGCCTTCTCGCGAGACGCCGCGAAAGGGACCGCTCAGCTAACCGAATCCATGTGCCCGCGCGCGCCACTGGAGACGACGTGCGCCGCATCGTGACGGCCGATGGCTTACCGAATAGTTTGGCTTTGCTAGGGTACGTGCCAAGCGATTAGTGGCTACATACGTGCATCTGGCGTGCCGACGGGACACCGACCGCTCCGTTGGAGTGGCTCATCACAAGGGGCTTGCAGATTAGTTCGTCAGTCGGAACGCAACATATAGCACAGTAGCACTACGTGTGACACGCGCATGAGTACGTGTGAGTTGTGACGCAATCACACAAtcttctacaactaaaaaaacaaaGTGTAGATATTTTTTTGTacgacatttattttggttcgtccgtctgtccACGTCTGTGATCCCACGATATCTCCCGCATGCTGCGTCCTTTGATGtaattctccttgattgaatattgcctattatgtgatagaggaatcacgacaAAATATGaaatagaaaattattgtgctatccatatacacattgcatgtttgtatgtaccagcatacatggcaacgagcaaaagaaaagagaattaacacagaagaaaagagaattaagacaaaaggaacctctttgtatTTCTGAAAACCTTACCAAATCTACCTATatttaattactttccctctttgCATTCGTAAAAAGGACAACTTTTTTCTCCTtttatttggtttcacgctcacgtgttccatcgtccTCGCTTGTTGTTTCTTACTGAAATTGCTCTTGAGTCTATTTATTTTGAATCCTTTCcccatattctaattaaactacaaaattttgaattatgatacgaggtaagacatgcaaacataTATTTCTCATacgactaaaaagaacaaagtatgGACATTTTTTGGTAcaacatttattttggttcgtccgtctgcccgcgcctgcgatcccacgacatctcccgcatgctgcgtcctttggtacgattctccttgattgaatattgcctgtcatgtgataaAGGAATCACGATaaaatagaaagtagaaaattattgtgctatccatatacacattgcatatttgcatgcaccagcatacatggcaacgagcaaaagaaaagaaaattaacaCAGAAAGAAAGATAATTAAGACAAAAGAAACATCTTTGCATTTATGAGAACCTTGTCAAATCTGCCTATATTTAATTACTTcctctctttgcatttgcaaaagggacagctttttcctactttcatttggtttcacgctcacgtgttccatcgccctcgcttgttgtttcttgctgaaattgcccttgggtctgttcattttgaatcatttccccatattctaattaaactacaaaattttgaattatgatacgaggtaagacatgcaaacaaaTATTTCAAAATtacctgtagagtccaaagaacttaataaataaattattctagaggcaatgcaaattctctctaatcttttatttggtgtagttagtattatcatagtacccgcatgtatttATGGGAAATAAATTGTGGATAAaacgtggacactttttggtgcgatATTCCGTTATGGGTCCATCGTCCTACCAATAATcttgaggcagatcacataaaggatgagagtccctctatAAAATTGCTtacaagagactcaaacttatatctaatcatggtaatgttgaattgctttgcatcaaaagtATCGGCAATGATAAATGGGGACATATGTTTTAGCATGCATAGTGAAGAAAAACTCAACATTGGCCTTCTCAGCAGCTTTTTGAgcctttgcagtgctaacttATCGTTACTCAGATAGTtaagaggtgcaccataaaattatgcaccactaagaaaagtgtTACCATTGGTTGTCTTGACCTGAAAAatatgtcgaaattaagaattataatacctaattcaacatcttggaacagacactcaagtggataccttattctacaatatatgtttGTGTGGGATAGTCCTAAAGCCAcgtatatttatacggtgagtataatatattttgttttaaaattttatgagagatttaTTAAGACATgcagtattatccatgtgacaggtactaatatttacatatatactcgaacctatgtgtacaggattatatggagatgcagcgaaacttattcatggatttattagcgcatgaaagaaatggatatcggagaattctttctgccgatataaaatattatcttagccatatcacgaaaaaatctatacagtagagtgtgtgagcctgcgacgccgcgctctccatgactgtgttaatttcacgaactttgccttttgaattaAATATTACTTTAACATcgatatttaatttaacagtattattatcttatcgtgcgatccgtataTTTTTAGTAAaaaatttagttgtcccgtagcaatacACGAACACGCTACTTAGTTAATTAAAGCCTCGGAGCACTACAGATTCCTACTTCAATATAGCCGAGGTAAAACACGGGCAGCGTCGTTCTCAGCGCGCGttactttctttttttttttaggaaGTAGCGCGCGTTACTTTCGTCACACGTTTATCACGCTGAAAAATGTGCGAAACTGAGCTGTAAACAATGCAAGCGACCCGGGCGATACCAGCCTGTCAGCGAGCCAGGTCGTCACGttcccacaccacaccacaccacaccacaccacaccacaggCCGCCCGCGCCGGCCCGTTCAACCCCCGTACAGGTacaggcacaggcacaggcacaggTAGCGCCGTAGCGGGCACCGGGCACGGCAGGTGCACGCACCTTTCTTACCGGCCGAATCGCACCATCCCACTGCCACCAACTATACCACGTGAAAACAACCACCGTTTCGCAGTTCGCACTACGCGGCGCGCCTGCCCGGCTGCTCTCTCCGCCTCCCTGAGCTCCCTCCCTCTATTTAACCAGCGGGCCGCTTCAGCTGCTCTGACCAGTCCACCATATCCTCTCCGCTCCGCCCTTGGCGTTGGCGCTCGTTGGTTCGTCCCGCGTCCCGCGAGCCTGTGTATCCACATAGAAGAGATCACCCTGCTTTCGTGTCAGAcaacaactctctctctctctctctctctctgcctttGGTCTCGGCCGGAGAAGAGCTCTCTGCTTCATTCGGCCGGTCGAGCTCGATCGATCAATCCAATCCACTGATCATGGGGTTCCCGCTGGTGTGCTACTGCCTCCCCATCCCGAAGCCGGTGATCGCCTTCTGCAAGCTGCTCAGCGCCATCACGGACGCCGTCCTGCTGATGCTCGCCGTCGTGGGGCTGTGCCGCTTCCCGCACGACGCCGCCGCGCGCGCCTCGGCGGAGGCCCACCGCCACCAGCCCGAGGAGGTGAAGAGCCGGCTCCCCGCCGTGGAGTACGCCCAGCTCCtggccgagcagcagcagccgtcgtcgtcgtccggcGCCCACGCGGCGTGCCAGCAGTGCCGCGACCACGGAGGCGGCGAGGACGACGCGCCGGCTTGCATCGTGTGCCTGGAGACGCTGGAGGCGACGGACGAGGTGCGGCGGCTGGGCAACTGCGCGCACGCCTTCCACCGGACCTGCATCGACCGCTGGATCGACCTCGGCCGGGCGACGTGCCCGCTGTGCCGGTCCGACCTCCTGCCGCGCCCGCGGGGCCGGGCCGGGCTGCTCGGGCTGGGCCGCCTCGCCACCCGTCTCACGCGCGTTTGGTGAGGACAGAACCGTCTTGATGGGCAGTTTTGTCTTTTCGATGGCCAGGCCGCGGCCGCGGTCGCGGTCGCAGTCGCAGCCCATCGCGGTGGGCCGGTGGCGGTGCCGCCGGAATGGCGCGGACAGGTTAGCGACGGCGACCGGGCCGCCGGGTGGTATAACAGCTGCTCTGCCATCGGCCAACCGCCAATCAATATAATGGGGGCTTAATTGACAGCTGATTGGTTCCATCCAGCGCCTGACAGTTGATATTTGTAaagataataatactagctaATACTGTTGTTAAAGGATTGAGTATACGGCAACTAAATGTTTGATAGTGCTACTAACAGCTAGCCATATTCATTGTACAAGAAGTTCTCTCTCTTTTCGatcataaaaaaataaattagttcatcaacttTTTGTGCAACTTGGTAAGCAACGAGTTGGCGGACCTGGTATTGAATAATTTACCAACCAACTTGAATGCGCTGATGATCGCCTCGTGTTGGGAACCACTTGCTAATACATGAGTTGGTGTAAAGTACTCAGTAATCTGATCAGACCTTTTTGTCGTTCTTCGTCAAATTGCAACGGCGAAGGTTCTGAAGCTACTTGTCATATTCCACACTAAATTGAATGGTGCTTACCTAGAAAATTCAAAGGCATTTTTACCCCAATAATATCCAAAAAAAACTCCTTTTTTTTAAAGATCCGGTTATCTGGCGTTATATTAATAACAAGGAGATTACAGAGGTTGCTTCGTTACATGCGCGAGTGGCGCGACCACACACAGGAGACTGCTGTGTGTGGAGTGAAATTGCATCTAGTTAATTACTCATAGGGGGTTTACAATCGTTGTAAGGCTGAAGGATCTTCCCACCTGCAGATGCCCATAAGGAGCACTCATCTTTGATCCCTGTGACAACTGCTCTCATTGATCTCCGCTCCTCCTTGAAAGTCATTGCATTTCTTTGTTTCCAGACTTGCCATATTGTGAGAATGGCAAGTGAATGCACCGCTTTGGTGCCCTTTTTGGTCATTGTTAGGAACCACTCCTCCAGATCGTTCACCTCACTGCATCCAGATAGACCCAAGTTGGCGCAGTTGCTCCAAACAGCTACAAGCTCCCAAACTATCTTTGTGTAGGGGCACTCGACGAATAGCACCTTTGGAGGAGCCCCACCTACAGTTCCACCATGGGCTTCCAACCGGTTCAATCAACACAACCCCTTACACAACATCACAAAGGAAGTCGAAACTAAAGAAGACCGGCTGGTGCTGACAAACTAATTAAGATATATACATTGGAATCTGCGTCTTCTTCTGGATCAGCTGCTTGCACAACACACCAAATCAGTAATCAAGCATGTCAAATACTAATCATCATAGTAGACGTCCAAAAATAGCCATGCATTGCAGAAATACAATCCCGCGACAGGAATAATTGACTGGTAAGCAACTCTTTGTACCATTCTCATCATGTAGCTAGTGTGATGCAAAAGCAAAGTGCTTCTGCCCATATGAACCACCAATAATGAATCTTAGCGATATGGCCTGATGGACAAGCACATgcatgcagcctgttcggttggctggttcgtatcgttgctggttcgtgaagaagtactgctggctggtttgtgtgagagaaaaatactattccgactaaaaatttacgatcgtttacgacaagccacggccaaacgaacaggctgcatgatGCATGGCCGGTTCAGCCTGTACAAGCTGAAGATAATGCAACCACACAACTCTTGCAATCTACTTAAATCCTGTAAACCAATTAATGAGTGCAAACGACATTGTAACTGACAAGCGATTCTGGCAAGATTAGATTCCATCACCCGAAAGATCAGCACAATTAATTATTCGCACCCGGGCCACACATTCGTGCAAGAAACCAGCTGCTCAGACTCTGACATAGTGACATGTCATTGTCATCATTGGACAACTAGACTGTCTATACTTGAAACGAGGTTCTGAGCTTCTGGCGATGATAGCATTGCACTTTAAATTTTCTGTTACATGACAAAGAAAGTTGAAGATATGCCATTATGTCTTCGCAAAACAAAAGGTTGAAGATATGTTATAGAAATTAAAAATCATAGGTATTACTCAAATTACATATATATTGCACTGGCCTGCTGCTGCGGTCCAGATTACCTGATAGCTTTTATTATGTCTATTTGCTTTAAGAGGCGTGTCTGGACCAGAAGAAAGGGACAAATACAATAAAGCAGAAAAATGATCCATAATAATGGTACTGAATCTTACATCAGCATAATAAGTACCGGTACAGATAATTTTGGTTCCTATGCACCAGCAACATAGAGGTATTTTTACAAATTACAAGATTCATGGTCCAAATGAAAAAAACATAGAAGTGCCACACCACAACCACATAGAATAAAGGTGCCGTTCTTAATTTAGTCATTACACACCAGATCGATATAAATTTAAAAGATATCCCACGTCGTGGCAAATCAAGCACTTGAGCATGGATATGCATGCATATACAGCACTGAATGCCTTTTTATTCGTTTCAACGTCCCACCATCTGATGGATGGATTGAGCTACAGAAGAACTCAAAGAACCCATCCCAGCATGAAGTTGTTCTCGCCTCCAGGGGCGCTCCTTGGGATATTATTGGCTGCCTCAGAAGGCAGAAACTGGTGATGAGGGTACCTGAAAACAGAGTCAGTTTTGTTCTGTTAGTACACTGCAATGATCAGCTTTATTAGTGATCAGTGAGCATCAGCATGCAGCTGCATGTGTGTTTCTTGAATTACGATCGACCAGGTGTATTATACCCGATTTGCAGAGTGGGTTCACAGTCTATAGCAACTGAGTGAGCAGGTGGATGAACATGATACGTGGCGCCGTCATGCTCCACGATGGTGCCGCCGGGAGCTGGCCAAGCGGCATGCTGCAAGGTCCTGTAGTTGCTAGAACCTTCAGCTTCAAGCTGTAGAATTGGACAACATATAGCAGTTATAGTAAACAAAACACTGTCCATATGttaaaaacaaaaaagatcatACGAATATTATAGGAGTATATACAGCTCTAATGTATATAATAGCTGTCGTTCCACTATATGAAACAGATAATAATGACCTTGTGTTTGAGTTGCTTGTTCATTTCTCCCAGGTGACGCTCCTGCATGCAGCAGTCCATCAGAATATGGCGAATATTTTAGACATTAGGATGAACGGCTAGCTGAATCTCGTGTACCCCTTATGCATACCTATCTA encodes:
- the LOC136473735 gene encoding brassinosteroid-responsive RING protein 1-like yields the protein MGFPLVCYCLPIPKPVIAFCKLLSAITDAVLLMLAVVGLCRFPHDAAARASAEAHRHQPEEVKSRLPAVEYAQLLAEQQQPSSSSGAHAACQQCRDHGGGEDDAPACIVCLETLEATDEVRRLGNCAHAFHRTCIDRWIDLGRATCPLCRSDLLPRPRGRAGLLGLGRLATRLTRVW